In the Campylobacter sp. RM6914 genome, one interval contains:
- a CDS encoding efflux RND transporter periplasmic adaptor subunit: MRRYGALAITLVVMMTFTGCDLLKAFNKKEEGKAAASAMQKPPAKVDVVVAKNGDFPMTFNYPARIQSEQDVVITPKVAGTLLKQNFKAGDSVKEGQILFVIDPDLYTAAYEVAQANILQAQATLKNAKSDMDRIKKLFEQKATSQKDYDSAVAALESATANLASAQANAKTAKLNLEYSNVKAPFSGVVGENLVDIGTYVAVGSTQLVRLTKIDPIEARFYISDIDNLNRIKNLNSASWEQLNAEAVLNLNNENYVGRVKFIDATVDTSTGNVLAKAEFENKDGKLLPGMFARIQMDGFIQKNSFTIPQVAILQDTVSPYVYLVKDGKVAKQNIKIIYQTVTEAYVSDGINEGDVIITNNFKKIGVGAPVVPETQGKENK; the protein is encoded by the coding sequence ATGAGAAGGTATGGGGCTTTAGCCATTACTTTAGTCGTCATGATGACCTTTACGGGTTGTGATTTACTAAAAGCGTTTAATAAAAAAGAAGAGGGCAAAGCTGCTGCATCAGCCATGCAAAAGCCCCCTGCAAAAGTTGATGTCGTCGTAGCCAAAAATGGTGATTTCCCGATGACATTTAACTATCCCGCAAGAATTCAAAGCGAGCAAGATGTTGTTATAACACCAAAGGTAGCAGGGACGCTTTTAAAACAAAATTTTAAAGCGGGAGATAGTGTCAAAGAGGGACAAATTTTATTTGTCATAGACCCCGACTTATATACGGCTGCTTATGAGGTTGCACAAGCAAATATCTTGCAAGCACAAGCTACGCTTAAAAATGCAAAAAGCGACATGGATAGGATAAAAAAACTTTTTGAACAAAAGGCGACAAGTCAGAAGGACTATGATAGCGCTGTCGCTGCGCTAGAGAGTGCAACTGCAAATTTGGCTAGTGCACAAGCAAACGCAAAAACCGCAAAGCTAAATCTTGAATATTCAAATGTAAAAGCACCTTTTAGCGGTGTGGTCGGTGAGAATTTAGTAGATATAGGCACTTATGTCGCAGTAGGAAGCACGCAGCTTGTTAGATTAACCAAGATCGATCCGATAGAGGCTAGATTTTATATTTCAGATATTGATAACCTAAATAGGATTAAAAATTTAAATTCCGCTAGCTGGGAGCAACTAAATGCCGAAGCGGTATTAAATTTAAACAATGAAAACTATGTAGGTAGGGTTAAATTTATAGATGCGACAGTAGATACTTCAACGGGCAATGTTTTAGCCAAAGCCGAATTTGAAAACAAGGACGGCAAGCTACTTCCTGGCATGTTTGCTCGTATTCAGATGGATGGATTTATACAAAAAAATAGCTTCACTATACCTCAAGTAGCGATCCTTCAAGACACCGTTAGTCCGTATGTTTATTTAGTAAAAGACGGTAAAGTCGCAAAACAAAATATCAAAATCATATACCAAACAGTAACTGAAGCTTATGTTAGCGACGGCATAAACGAAGGTGACGTGATAATAACAAACAACTTTAAAAAGATAGGCGTGGGTGCACCTGTTGTGCCTGAAACTCAAGGTAAGGAGAACAAATAA
- a CDS encoding efflux RND transporter permease subunit translates to MFSRFFINRPIFAAVVSIIIVIGGFMAMKGLPIEEYPKLTPPQVTVSATYTGANAETIANTVATLLEDEINGVEGMIYMQSTSSSSGSMSINVYFQIGYDSKQATIDVNNRVQAALSRLPDEVQSTGVIVRERSSSILEVVAFTSDDPSMSRLELSNYVLLNIADEIKRVKGVGDVNVIGNQNYAMRIWLKPDELSKFNLSVPEVLTAVRTQNSQYAAGKIGEQPMKDAKNPYVYTIKADGRYSSAEQFENIILRSNSDGTLLKLKDVADVEIGSRSYSFNGFLNNQVMSPMLIFLQNDANALETAQLVSKRLDELSVSYPAGFKHTVSYDTTKFVEVSIKEVVKTFIEALVLVIIVIYFFLKSIRATIIPMLAVPVSIIGTFAGFYAMGFSINLITLFALILAIGIVVDDAIIVIENVERIMHEDKDISVKDATIKAMDEVAAPVISIVLVLSAVFVPVAFMEGFVGVIQRQFALTLVVSVALSGFVALTLTPALAAIMLKRGESEPFWIVKKFNDLFDWSTNVFSAGVAKILRHVIPSLAVVAIVIFAMIELFKVVPSSLVPYEDKGYMMAISSLPPASAAPRTIKEVNKMSEMLLADPNIDLVTGFAGYDMIAGALRENSMIFFVRTTDWSLRQTPQSSINALIGKYNGVFWPSKESMSFVVNIPPITGLSMTGGFEMFIQNRSGKSYNDIEKDVLAVVAKANARPELTSVRTTLETNYPQYDIKIDDEKAYLLGISKSDIFNALSATMGSYYINDFNMFGKTYRVYAQAKEKFRNSPEDMRDIFVKNSKGEMVSLATVATLTRSMGPDLVDRFNLFPAAKVMGDPAIGYTSGEALKAIQEVVKETLNENEYSIAWSGTAYQEVNSAGTGTQAFIFGMIFVFLILAAQYERWLIPLAVITAVPFAVFGSLLATWARGLTNDVYFEVGLLLLIGLSAKNAILIVEFAMQERENGKSIFDAAVSAARLRFRPIVMTSIAFTLGVFPMVISSGAGAASRHSLGTGVVGGMIAATTIAIFFVPLFYYLLENLNAKFWNKNKIIKRDGGEVNA, encoded by the coding sequence ATGTTTTCTAGATTTTTTATAAATCGCCCTATATTTGCCGCTGTTGTTTCGATCATCATTGTTATTGGCGGATTTATGGCGATGAAAGGTCTTCCTATCGAGGAGTATCCAAAACTCACTCCGCCGCAAGTAACCGTTAGTGCTACTTATACGGGAGCAAATGCAGAGACTATCGCAAACACGGTTGCAACGTTGCTTGAGGACGAGATAAATGGTGTTGAGGGCATGATATATATGCAAAGCACTTCAAGCTCAAGTGGCTCAATGAGTATAAATGTATATTTTCAGATAGGCTATGACTCAAAACAAGCTACGATAGATGTTAATAACCGCGTTCAAGCAGCACTCTCTCGTCTGCCTGATGAGGTCCAAAGTACCGGCGTTATCGTGCGTGAAAGAAGTAGCTCGATACTTGAAGTTGTTGCCTTTACTTCAGATGACCCGAGTATGAGCAGGCTTGAACTATCAAACTACGTCTTGCTAAATATCGCCGATGAGATAAAGCGTGTTAAGGGCGTTGGTGACGTTAACGTTATCGGTAACCAAAACTACGCCATGAGGATTTGGTTAAAGCCTGATGAGCTATCTAAATTTAACCTAAGTGTTCCTGAGGTTTTAACTGCGGTTAGAACGCAAAATAGCCAATACGCAGCGGGTAAAATCGGCGAACAGCCTATGAAAGACGCCAAAAATCCTTATGTGTATACGATAAAAGCGGACGGTCGTTACTCTAGCGCGGAGCAGTTTGAAAACATTATCCTAAGATCAAATTCTGACGGCACACTGTTAAAGTTAAAAGACGTGGCAGATGTTGAGATAGGCTCAAGATCTTACTCGTTTAACGGCTTTTTAAATAACCAAGTAATGTCGCCTATGCTTATTTTCTTACAAAATGATGCAAACGCACTTGAGACGGCGCAGCTTGTTTCAAAACGCTTAGATGAACTCTCTGTTAGTTATCCTGCCGGTTTTAAGCATACAGTCTCATACGATACTACAAAATTTGTTGAAGTTTCTATAAAAGAGGTTGTTAAGACCTTTATAGAGGCGCTTGTTCTTGTTATTATCGTTATTTATTTCTTCTTAAAAAGTATCCGCGCCACCATCATACCGATGCTTGCCGTGCCGGTTTCTATCATAGGAACATTTGCCGGTTTTTATGCGATGGGATTTTCTATAAACCTTATCACGCTTTTTGCACTTATTCTTGCTATCGGTATCGTTGTAGATGATGCTATTATCGTTATAGAAAACGTTGAACGTATAATGCACGAAGATAAAGACATAAGCGTTAAAGACGCGACTATAAAAGCCATGGATGAGGTTGCCGCACCGGTTATATCTATCGTGCTAGTGCTTTCTGCAGTTTTTGTGCCGGTTGCGTTTATGGAGGGATTTGTTGGTGTTATCCAGCGTCAATTCGCCCTTACTCTTGTTGTTTCGGTCGCTCTTTCTGGCTTTGTGGCGCTTACTCTTACTCCTGCACTCGCGGCTATCATGCTTAAGCGCGGCGAGAGTGAGCCGTTTTGGATAGTTAAGAAATTTAACGATTTGTTTGACTGGAGCACAAATGTCTTTTCGGCAGGCGTTGCTAAAATTTTACGCCATGTCATACCAAGCCTTGCGGTAGTTGCTATTGTTATATTTGCAATGATAGAGCTATTTAAAGTAGTGCCAAGTAGCCTTGTGCCTTACGAGGATAAGGGCTATATGATGGCTATCTCTTCTTTACCTCCAGCTTCGGCTGCGCCTAGAACTATCAAAGAGGTAAATAAAATGAGCGAAATGCTTTTGGCTGATCCAAATATCGATCTAGTGACAGGTTTTGCTGGATACGACATGATAGCTGGCGCACTTCGTGAAAACTCTATGATCTTTTTTGTTAGAACAACTGACTGGAGTTTAAGGCAAACTCCTCAAAGTAGTATAAATGCGTTGATCGGTAAATACAACGGTGTATTTTGGCCTTCAAAAGAGAGCATGAGCTTTGTTGTAAACATACCTCCTATTACAGGCTTATCAATGACTGGTGGTTTTGAGATGTTTATACAAAACAGAAGCGGCAAGAGCTACAATGATATAGAAAAAGATGTTTTAGCGGTAGTTGCTAAGGCAAATGCTCGTCCTGAGCTAACAAGCGTAAGAACAACCCTTGAGACAAACTACCCGCAGTATGATATAAAGATAGACGACGAAAAGGCTTATCTGCTTGGCATAAGCAAGTCTGATATATTTAACGCGCTTTCGGCGACTATGGGTTCATACTACATAAATGACTTTAATATGTTCGGTAAAACATACCGCGTATATGCACAAGCTAAAGAGAAATTTAGAAATTCTCCGGAAGATATGCGTGATATATTTGTTAAAAATTCAAAAGGTGAGATGGTATCTTTGGCAACAGTTGCCACACTAACAAGAAGCATGGGACCGGATCTTGTTGATAGGTTTAATCTCTTTCCTGCAGCGAAGGTTATGGGTGATCCTGCTATCGGATATACTTCAGGTGAGGCGCTAAAAGCTATACAAGAGGTAGTTAAAGAGACCTTAAATGAAAACGAATACTCAATAGCATGGTCTGGCACGGCATATCAAGAGGTAAATTCGGCAGGCACCGGCACGCAAGCATTTATATTTGGTATGATATTTGTATTTTTAATACTTGCGGCGCAGTATGAAAGATGGCTGATCCCTCTTGCGGTTATTACCGCTGTTCCGTTTGCGGTATTTGGCTCGTTACTTGCTACATGGGCCAGGGGATTAACAAACGACGTGTATTTTGAGGTAGGCTTGTTGCTGCTCATCGGTCTTTCGGCAAAAAATGCGATCCTTATTGTGGAATTTGCTATGCAAGAGCGTGAAAACGGTAAAAGTATATTTGACGCAGCCGTTAGTGCGGCTAGACTACGTTTCCGTCCGATCGTTATGACATCTATCGCATTTACGCTAGGAGTTTTCCCGATGGTTATATCAAGCGGGGCAGGTGCAGCATCTCGCCACAGTCTTGGCACCGGTGTTGTAGGCGGTATGATAGCGGCTACAACGATAGCGATATTTTTCGTTCCGCTCTTTTACTATCTACTAGAAAATTTAAACGCTAAATTTTGGAACAAAAACAAAATAATCAAGCGAGATGGAGGAGAGGTTAATGCGTAA
- a CDS encoding efflux transporter outer membrane subunit produces MRNIAVLVLALFMAGCSFRPEMSQVETKFEYRFETSDINDLWWQNFNDQNLNLLVEESLKHNIDLKLAYINLQSAALTLKNSRADLFPTLGINGEASKARTSGETYSGQDNVKYDSFSLSAVLNYEVDLWGRVRNSIASSDALLQASRYDYDNARLTIASNVVQNYFTLVSLKMKEDILKETLKSYKDTMEYRKKQLEVGAITQIIYLQSVAAVQSAQINLTNVQNSMLSASNALAILSGKSNDEILRDIIATSDTLPTPPQISADISSDVLLRRSDVASAYESLKSSNALVGVAKAAYFPTLSLTGIFGFSSDELDRLFVQNANTWSLAGSLAQSVFDYGRRANNVELAELSQSANALKYEQAIKAALGEVRVALHNRKSAAEVYDETQALLSSQSKIYDLASAQYETGYADHLTLLDSQRNLLSTRLVAVDAALTLNNSVVEIYKSFGGGFKVEQNQTK; encoded by the coding sequence ATGCGTAATATAGCTGTTTTGGTATTAGCACTTTTTATGGCAGGATGTTCTTTTCGTCCTGAAATGTCTCAGGTCGAGACGAAATTTGAGTATAGGTTTGAAACCAGTGATATAAACGATCTTTGGTGGCAAAATTTTAATGACCAAAATTTAAATTTACTCGTTGAAGAGTCGCTAAAACATAACATAGACTTAAAGCTCGCCTATATAAATTTACAAAGTGCGGCACTAACGCTTAAAAACTCTCGTGCCGATCTTTTCCCTACTCTTGGCATAAACGGCGAAGCAAGTAAGGCTAGAACAAGTGGTGAGACATATAGCGGACAAGATAATGTTAAATACGATAGTTTCTCGCTAAGTGCGGTGCTTAATTATGAAGTTGATCTTTGGGGCAGGGTAAGAAATTCTATAGCTTCATCGGACGCACTTTTGCAAGCAAGTAGATATGACTATGATAACGCAAGGCTTACTATAGCTTCAAACGTCGTGCAAAATTACTTTACGCTTGTGTCTTTAAAGATGAAAGAGGATATTTTAAAAGAGACTTTAAAAAGCTATAAAGACACGATGGAGTATCGTAAAAAACAGCTTGAAGTTGGAGCTATCACGCAAATTATATACTTACAAAGCGTGGCTGCCGTGCAAAGTGCGCAAATCAACCTGACAAATGTTCAAAATTCTATGCTTAGCGCCTCAAATGCCTTGGCTATACTTTCTGGAAAAAGTAACGATGAAATTTTAAGAGATATCATCGCAACAAGCGATACCTTACCAACTCCTCCGCAAATTAGCGCGGATATAAGCTCTGACGTGCTTCTTAGAAGAAGCGATGTCGCAAGTGCTTATGAGAGCCTAAAAAGCTCAAATGCCCTTGTAGGAGTGGCTAAGGCGGCTTATTTCCCGACTTTATCATTAACCGGGATTTTTGGATTTAGCTCGGATGAGCTTGATAGGCTTTTTGTTCAAAACGCCAACACGTGGTCACTAGCCGGCTCACTTGCCCAAAGTGTATTTGACTATGGCAGACGCGCAAACAATGTCGAACTGGCAGAGCTTTCACAAAGTGCAAATGCTCTAAAATACGAGCAGGCTATAAAGGCGGCATTGGGCGAAGTTAGGGTTGCCTTGCATAATCGCAAAAGTGCAGCCGAAGTATATGATGAAACCCAGGCTTTACTAAGCTCACAAAGTAAAATTTACGACCTTGCAAGTGCTCAATACGAGACAGGCTATGCCGATCATCTGACCTTGCTTGACTCTCAAAGAAACCTCTTAAGCACTAGGCTAGTTGCCGTAGATGCGGCTTTGACTTTAAACAACAGCGTAGTTGAAATTTATAAAAGTTTCGGCGGTGGATTTAAAGTAGAGCAAAATCAAACAAAATAA
- a CDS encoding TonB-dependent receptor domain-containing protein, whose amino-acid sequence MKFRPDLKISLVAALFTSVAFGAQEVALSGVEVTATGGAQEIDAAKVNVRNAALINDVMRDMPGVYIGGTNSLNQKIYIRGINDRGLNITIDGARQKGNAFHHAADLYIDPDIIRSVNVGLGVNSVVGTSGALGGSVAFKTADASDLLEDGEVFGGKIKSGYASNNKEWQESLTLYAKAFESLELLGYVGHRGYGRGESGKGEKLGGNNADNTNYLFKVGYNIADYSKITFSAERMQMKGDFPLRAEWGTTDDSSLVDTKYWRDTYTANFNLNPNDYVDLDLNAYHTKHEAKSSVNAGVKTYGAKAINKTKFETGYIGHTLVYGTEIYQSKSYNKNDTSNTPDDKATSLSVFLEDQLRTGGFTLTPGIRYDNYKLNTMGGTQGIAGRANYSWHEWSPAVNLDYQFDMGLGVYASWARVFRGPDPIEAIRISSTNSINFTTNGDLDPETGDVYEVGTRYQTQLSDSQSLSIIAKYFYNDYDNLIVEMGKAGSIQVDRVNGGRAVVKGGELALRYNISNLSLSASYSRARTEYKDKNSNAGYGGVLAYSDAGDKYTFNAEYAIAPIDTLIGYNLIAFDRITAKNGSGSEFKKPGYAVSDIYATWSPSSGKYKGLEVNFGVYNLFDKTYWSHSQRSAGSMSCPRGRTCPPTPLAPGNIDWEPGRNIKASVSYKF is encoded by the coding sequence ATGAAATTTAGACCAGATCTAAAAATTTCATTAGTTGCTGCACTTTTTACAAGTGTTGCTTTTGGCGCACAAGAAGTTGCTTTAAGTGGCGTAGAAGTAACTGCCACGGGCGGTGCGCAAGAGATAGATGCGGCAAAGGTAAATGTTAGAAATGCTGCACTTATAAATGATGTTATGCGTGATATGCCTGGCGTTTATATAGGCGGAACAAACTCACTTAATCAAAAAATTTACATTAGAGGTATAAATGACCGCGGTTTAAATATCACTATCGACGGGGCTCGTCAAAAAGGAAATGCATTTCATCATGCTGCTGACTTATACATAGATCCAGATATCATAAGAAGTGTTAATGTTGGCCTTGGAGTAAATTCTGTTGTCGGTACTTCAGGCGCGCTTGGCGGTTCTGTAGCATTTAAAACTGCAGACGCTAGTGACTTGTTAGAAGATGGAGAGGTTTTTGGAGGAAAGATAAAAAGCGGATACGCAAGCAATAATAAAGAGTGGCAAGAAAGCTTGACTTTATATGCAAAAGCATTTGAGTCACTTGAGCTTTTGGGCTACGTAGGACATAGGGGGTATGGCAGAGGCGAGAGTGGTAAAGGCGAAAAACTTGGCGGAAATAACGCTGATAATACAAACTACTTGTTTAAAGTCGGATATAACATAGCTGATTATAGTAAGATCACTTTTAGTGCCGAACGTATGCAGATGAAGGGTGATTTTCCGCTAAGAGCCGAGTGGGGAACTACAGATGATAGTTCACTGGTGGATACGAAATACTGGCGTGATACATATACGGCAAATTTCAATCTAAACCCAAATGACTATGTCGATCTTGACTTAAATGCTTATCATACAAAACACGAAGCTAAGTCATCAGTAAATGCCGGAGTAAAAACTTACGGTGCAAAAGCTATAAATAAAACAAAATTTGAGACAGGATATATCGGACATACATTAGTTTACGGTACAGAAATTTATCAAAGTAAAAGTTATAATAAAAACGACACTTCCAACACTCCTGACGACAAAGCTACAAGCTTGTCGGTGTTCTTAGAAGACCAGCTTAGAACAGGCGGATTTACATTAACGCCTGGTATTAGATATGATAACTATAAGCTTAATACGATGGGTGGCACCCAGGGCATCGCAGGAAGGGCAAACTACTCATGGCACGAGTGGTCTCCAGCTGTAAATTTAGACTATCAATTTGACATGGGTCTTGGGGTTTATGCTAGTTGGGCAAGGGTATTTAGAGGTCCTGATCCGATAGAGGCGATACGTATAAGTAGTACAAATAGCATTAACTTTACGACAAACGGCGACTTAGACCCTGAAACTGGTGACGTGTATGAGGTTGGCACAAGATATCAAACTCAACTTAGCGATAGTCAAAGTCTAAGCATTATAGCGAAATATTTTTATAACGATTATGACAATCTTATAGTAGAAATGGGAAAAGCAGGCTCTATACAAGTTGACAGAGTTAATGGTGGACGCGCAGTCGTAAAAGGCGGAGAGCTAGCCTTAAGATATAACATATCAAATTTAAGCTTATCGGCTAGTTACTCACGCGCAAGAACTGAGTATAAAGATAAAAATTCAAATGCCGGATACGGTGGTGTCCTAGCTTATAGTGATGCAGGCGATAAATACACCTTTAACGCAGAATACGCCATTGCCCCTATCGATACTTTAATAGGCTACAACCTTATAGCTTTTGATAGGATAACGGCTAAAAACGGTAGCGGAAGTGAATTTAAAAAACCGGGCTATGCCGTGAGTGACATATATGCCACTTGGTCGCCTAGCTCTGGAAAATACAAAGGACTTGAGGTAAATTTCGGTGTTTATAATCTTTTTGATAAAACATACTGGTCGCACTCTCAAAGAAGTGCAGGCTCTATGAGTTGTCCAAGAGGTCGAACTTGCCCTCCTACGCCATTAGCTCCAGGCAACATAGACTGGGAACCTGGAAGAAATATAAAAGCCAGCGTATCTTATAAATTTTAA
- a CDS encoding trans-sulfuration enzyme family protein — protein MKLDTLIVKGINAKDNPYQSVVPPIFLATSFVQNGLDDFQKYGYSRGANPTRNAFEELFAKIEGSRYCLATASGMAATTLAFSLFKTGDKILLNNNTYGGTYRYADTIFKNQGLKYELVDDFNTLNEDEISSDVKAIFIETPSNPLLRVTDIKRIVNIAHKKGIMVIADNTFLTPYYQHLLELGVDVVVYSATKYIGGHADVIAGIVTTNSDELAAKLDLLRNSFGSMLSPTDSYYLIKGLKTLSVRFDRQTQNTHKIIEFLSKEEAVSTVHYAGSYSKFEKDAQEGQATGIGALISFEIDPKYDCNKFVKSLRIFDLAVSLGGVESLVCHPASMTHDSYPKELQEKIGIKQNLLRMAVGVENSDDLIADLKQAFTKAKI, from the coding sequence ATGAAATTAGACACGCTTATAGTAAAAGGCATAAATGCCAAAGACAACCCTTATCAGTCGGTAGTTCCGCCGATATTTTTAGCCACCAGTTTTGTTCAAAATGGTCTTGATGACTTTCAAAAGTATGGGTATTCGCGAGGAGCAAATCCAACCAGAAATGCATTCGAAGAGCTTTTTGCCAAGATAGAAGGCTCAAGGTATTGCCTAGCCACCGCTTCCGGTATGGCAGCGACAACCCTTGCTTTTAGTTTGTTTAAAACCGGTGATAAAATTTTACTTAACAACAACACTTATGGCGGAACATATCGTTATGCCGATACTATTTTTAAAAACCAAGGACTTAAATACGAGCTAGTTGATGATTTTAACACGCTAAATGAGGATGAAATTTCATCCGACGTAAAAGCTATCTTTATAGAAACTCCATCAAATCCTTTATTGCGTGTCACGGATATTAAGCGTATCGTAAATATCGCGCATAAAAAGGGCATTATGGTTATAGCAGACAATACCTTTTTAACGCCGTATTATCAGCATTTGCTTGAGCTTGGAGTTGATGTTGTGGTGTATTCTGCTACAAAATACATCGGCGGGCATGCCGATGTTATCGCTGGTATTGTTACGACAAATAGCGATGAACTAGCAGCTAAGCTTGATCTGCTTAGAAATAGCTTTGGTTCGATGTTATCCCCTACCGACTCATACTATCTTATAAAGGGACTTAAGACTTTAAGCGTAAGGTTTGATCGTCAAACGCAAAACACTCATAAAATAATCGAGTTTTTAAGCAAAGAGGAGGCTGTTAGCACCGTGCACTATGCGGGCTCGTATTCTAAATTTGAAAAAGATGCACAAGAAGGCCAAGCTACCGGCATAGGGGCGCTTATATCATTTGAGATAGATCCAAAATACGACTGCAATAAATTTGTCAAATCACTTAGAATTTTTGACCTTGCCGTCAGTCTTGGCGGAGTTGAGAGCCTTGTTTGCCATCCAGCCTCTATGACTCATGATAGCTATCCAAAAGAGCTGCAAGAAAAGATCGGTATCAAACAAAATTTACTTCGTATGGCTGTCGGTGTTGAAAACTCAGATGACTTGATAGCTGATTTAAAACAGGCTTTTACAAAAGCTAAAATTTGA
- the rpmI gene encoding 50S ribosomal protein L35, giving the protein MPKMKTVRGAAKRFKVGKNKIKRGSAFRSHILTKKSAGRKRDLRQPQYVDSTNVPAVKRMLGV; this is encoded by the coding sequence ATGCCAAAGATGAAAACCGTTCGCGGTGCTGCTAAGCGTTTTAAAGTAGGCAAAAATAAAATCAAGCGCGGCTCTGCTTTTAGAAGCCACATCTTGACTAAAAAGTCTGCCGGACGCAAAAGAGACCTTCGTCAGCCACAATACGTGGATAGCACAAATGTCCCTGCAGTAAAAAGAATGCTAGGCGTATAA
- the rplT gene encoding 50S ribosomal protein L20 translates to MARVKTGVVRRRRHKKVLKLARGFYSARHKHFRKAKEQLERSLVYAYRDRRQKKRDFRRLWIVRINAACRLNDISYSRFMNGLKKANIELDRKILADLAMNDADAFAALARSAKDALK, encoded by the coding sequence ATGGCAAGAGTAAAAACGGGCGTAGTTAGAAGAAGACGCCATAAGAAAGTTTTAAAACTTGCACGTGGTTTTTATAGTGCAAGACATAAACATTTTAGAAAAGCTAAAGAACAACTTGAAAGAAGTTTGGTATATGCTTATCGTGATCGTCGCCAGAAAAAACGTGACTTCCGCCGTCTATGGATAGTTCGTATAAATGCTGCTTGCAGACTAAACGACATAAGCTACTCAAGATTTATGAATGGTCTTAAAAAGGCTAACATAGAGCTTGATAGAAAAATTTTAGCTGATCTAGCTATGAATGACGCGGACGCATTTGCGGCGCTTGCAAGATCTGCAAAAGACGCTTTAAAATAA
- the dapF gene encoding diaminopimelate epimerase, translated as MLVSKYNASGNDFVIFHTFLKADRSDFAVKICDRQNGIGADGLIVILPYDDGIRWEFYNSDGSSANMCGNGSRAAFLYAYKNALINKSSKLLTGAGLITGDVDENSVEVELTSPKILSKDSINEFDKEWFFYDTGVPHLVHFTQNLDKFDLNLAKHLRHKYNANINFAKFENGSLKVRTYERGVEDETLACGTGMAACFYGAVLNLHANKILSVYPKSGEELQLRLENEKIYFKGNVKHCFDVSIEI; from the coding sequence ATGTTGGTTAGCAAATACAATGCAAGTGGCAATGATTTTGTGATCTTTCATACGTTTTTAAAGGCAGATAGAAGCGACTTTGCTGTAAAAATTTGCGACAGACAAAACGGCATAGGAGCCGATGGACTGATAGTTATCTTGCCGTATGACGATGGTATAAGATGGGAGTTTTACAACTCTGACGGAAGTAGTGCAAATATGTGCGGCAACGGCTCAAGAGCGGCATTTTTATACGCTTATAAAAACGCTCTTATAAACAAAAGCTCCAAGCTTCTAACCGGTGCCGGGCTAATAACCGGAGATGTGGATGAAAATAGCGTTGAAGTCGAATTAACAAGCCCTAAAATCCTAAGCAAAGATAGTATAAACGAATTTGATAAAGAGTGGTTTTTTTACGATACGGGAGTGCCACATTTGGTGCATTTTACACAAAATTTGGATAAATTTGACCTAAATTTAGCAAAACATCTGCGACACAAATATAATGCAAATATAAATTTCGCCAAATTTGAAAACGGATCGCTAAAAGTAAGAACATATGAACGTGGCGTTGAAGATGAGACGCTAGCTTGCGGAACCGGTATGGCGGCATGCTTTTACGGTGCGGTTTTAAATTTACATGCAAATAAAATTTTAAGCGTATATCCTAAAAGCGGCGAGGAACTACAACTAAGACTAGAAAATGAGAAGATATATTTTAAAGGAAATGTTAAACACTGTTTTGATGTGAGTATTGAAATTTAA